In Daucus carota subsp. sativus chromosome 4, DH1 v3.0, whole genome shotgun sequence, one DNA window encodes the following:
- the LOC108215685 gene encoding probable auxin efflux carrier component 1b yields the protein MITLTDFYHVLTAVVPLYVAMILAYGSVKWWKIFTPDQCSGINRFVALFAVPLLSFHFISTNNPYTMNFRFIAADTLQKLIVLGVLAIWSRTSSRGSLEWSITLFSLSTLPNTLVMGIPLLKGMYGEASGSLMVQIVVLQCIIWYTLMLFLFEYRGARLLIAEQFPDNANSIISFRVDSDVLSLDGKEPLQTEAEVGEDGKIHVTVRKSASSRSEIFSRRSHGHHSGVSYTPRPSNLSNAEIYSLQSSRNPTPRGSSFNHSDIYSMMNGKNATNASPRQSNFGNLGFDETKGNGAYGQGNAGYPAPPSAGIFSPVSGPGAKKKANGADGGKDLHMFVWSSSASPVSEGGIHVFRGGEYGNDLNGAAHAKDYDEFRRDEFSFENRQVQIGVEREGPMLPKLGSSSAELNPKSLANGEIKPVPMPPTSVMTRLILIMVWRKLIRNPNTYSSLFGLTWSLVCYKWDVEMPAIIAKSIAILSDAGLGMAMFSLGLFMALQPRIIACGNKVATFAMAVRFLMGPAVMAASSIVVGLRGVLLHIAIVQAALPQGIVPFVFAKEYNVHPDILSTGVIFGMLIALPITLVYYILLMV from the exons ATGATAACTTTAACAGATTTTTACCATGTTCTTACAGCTGTGGTTCCACTCTATGTGGCCATGATATTAGCTTATGGTTCAGTGAAATGGTGGAAAATCTTCACACCTGATCAGTGTTCAGGCATCAACAGATTTGTGGCTCTCTTTGCAGTCCCTTTGCTCTCTTTTCATTTCATCTCTacaaacaatccttacacaatGAACTTCAGGTTCATAGCTGCAGACACTCTTCAGAAACTCATAGTTCTTGGGGTTTTAGCCATTTGGTCAAGAACCAGCTCTAGAGGCTCTCTTGAATGGTCCATCACTTTGTTCTCACTCTCCACACTCCCCAACACTCTTGTGATGGGGATCCCCCTTTTGAAGGGCATGTATGGTGAGGCCTCAGGGAGCCTAATGGTGCAAATTGTTGTTTTACAGTGTATTATTTGGTACACTTTGATGTTGTTCTTGTTTGAGTATAGGGGAGCTAGGCTTCTCATTGCTGAGCAATTTCCTGATAATGCTAACTCTATTATATCATTTCGAGTTGATTCTGATGTTTTATCTTTAGATGGTAAAGAGCCATTGCAGACTGAGGCTGAGGTTGGGGAAGATGGGAAAATACATGTCACTGTGAGAAAATCAGCTAGCTCAAGATCAGAGATTTTCTCAAGGAGGTCACATGGGCATCACTCTGGTGTTTCTTACACACCAAGGCCATCCAATTTGAGCAATGCTGAGATTTATTCTCTTCAATCCTCAAGAAATCCAACACCTAGAGGCTCCAGTTTTAATCACAGTGATATCTATTCAATGATGAATGGAAAGAATGCTACTAATGCGAGTCCAAGGCAATCAAATTTTGGGAATTTGGGTTTCGATGAGACTAAGGGTAATGGGGCTTATGGCCAGGGGAATGCAGGGTACCCTGCACCGCCTAGTGCTGGGATTTTTTCGCCTGTTTCGGGACCGGGAGCCAAGAAGAAGGCTAATGGGGCAGATGGGGGAAAAGATCTTCACATGTTTGTTTGGAGTTCGAGTGCTTCCCCGGTTTCTGAAGGAGGGATTCATGTGTTTAGAGGAGGGGAGTATGGCAATGATCTCAATGGAGCTGCTCATGCTAAAG ATTACGATGAATTCCGTCGAGATGAGTTTAGCTTTGAAAACCGACAAGTCCAGATTGGAGTTGAGAGGGAAGGCCCTATGCTACCGAAGCTTGGTTCAAGTTCAGCTGAGTTGAATCCTAAATCATTGGCCAATGGGGAAATCAAGCCTGTGCCCATGCCACCTACTAGTGTCATGACCAGACTTATCTTGATCATGGTGTGGAGGAAACTTATTCGGAATCCAAACACGTACTCCAGCCTTTTCGGTCTCACATGGTCATTGGTCTGCTACaa ATGGGATGTCGAAATGCCTGCTATAATTGCAAAGTCAATAGCCATACTTTCTGATGCTGGTCTTGGAATGGCAATGTTTAGTCTTG GTTTGTTTATGGCATTGCAGCCTAGAATTATTGCTTGTGGAAACAAAGTGGCTACCTTTGCTATGGCTGTTAGATTCCTCATGGGTCCTGCTGTCATGGCTGCTTCCTCAATTGTGGTTGGTTTGAGAGGAGTTCTGCTGCATATTGCCATTGTTCAG GCAGCCCTTCCACAAGGAATTGTCCCGTTTGTCTTTGCTAAGGAGTACAATGTTCATCCCGACATCCTGAGCACCGG GGTTATATTTGGAATGCTGATAGCACTTCCGATCACACTGGTTTACTACATCTTGCTGATGGTGTGA